From the genome of Toxoplasma gondii ME49 chromosome XII, whole genome shotgun sequence:
AAGTCTGGTGGAAGTCAAGTTTGCGCAGCAGCGAGGCAAGGACACATCCCACGTCCCATACAAAGTACGCGAGCCTAAGGCACCTTTGCTTTTGTATCAGCTTGTGCCTtccaatatatatatatatatatatatatatgtacagtatatatatatatatgtacagtatatatatatatatatatgtataggtgCAACTATATATGCACGTGCGTGAATATGTTAGTGTAAAGAGGCGAATCATGTAATTACTCATCCCGGACACCAGTTTCTTTCGGCTTCTGCATTTCTAGGGGGTGCTCTTCAggttcgtttctcctttgaCGATTTCTTCACATTGtcgtgcgtttctcttctcgtctatTCCCAGAGTCACACTATGTTTACATCTCAGTCGCGAAGCATGCGTTCAAACTCAAGCGAAGCCGTAGAAAGAGTTCCGACGTATCTGCGCACCCAATGTAATTCTACACATAAACGCGTGACCAGCGTCTAATTTTCGGCGCGGGTGCTGATACATCCATTCGGAGGCCGTTGGTCTCACCCATCTGCGCTCCGCATTCAAGAAACAAATGCGGCTTTGCACAGACGTACATATTCCTTTTATTCAGTGGAGGGGTCCATGAGAGTGTGTATACATGGGGAGAGTTCGAGCGATCAAGCGGCAGGGGCAGCGGAAGAAGGTAGAGTGTCAAAGGTTTGCAGAGGTGGTTGAGGAGGCCCGtctgccgcgtctctctttcatcGATTGCGACTTTCAGGTCGTCAGGACTCCCTCTGGGAACCTCCCTGTCTACTCACGAGTCCGCAAGCACGGCACAGAAGTCACCACCATTGTTCGCCACGCGTTCGGAGACATCACAGtgagttttttctttcggcgACTTCTTTGAAGACTGCACGGGCGTGTATGCCGCCCGATGCGAGTTTCGGGATTTCCACGCGACGGACTCTGTGTTCGAAGAGAAGTGGATTTAAAGAAGTgctccgtcgcttctcggCGGCGTGGATCAAACGGAGAGCCGGCCACCATGCGTACCAGCTTAGACATGTATCCGTTGGGTGTTCTGAGTCTCGGATTGTATTTTTCTGAATCAGAGATAGGATCGAGGTAAAGGGGCTCTTCGTTGCACCAGCGTTTGCTCTCGGTAATCTCCGGCGATCCATGGGAGTGCAGATAGTCCAATCGTGCGAGAACGAAACGTACGTATATAGTCAAGAACATGCATTTGATTGCATGCACTCCACCCAGAAGAAGtagacagaagagacggtCTCAAATTCTCACAGATGCCGTTGACTGGTGTCTTTGGTTCGACCTCACACTTTGCCCCCATTACAGCGGAAAATAATTTAGAACTTTCCTTCCATGTATTACTCGTAAAAGcatctgtgtgtgtttttgtgtACAAATGCGTCCGTGTCGTATCTACTCATATGATCGTATATAAGATATATACAGCCACACTCATCCAAATGCATGTTcgacgcatatatatacatttacatgGATGTATTCATATAAtcatataagtatatatatatatatatatatttgtttCTGTATGTACTTCTTAAAGGCGCAATGATGGACGTGGGCATTGGGGTGCTCTTTGAGGACGGGTACGatgtgaagaagcgaggggCAGTTGTTTCTGCTGGCTTTGTTGATTGTTTTCTCAGGCCATGAAGAAAGACTTGGTGGCGATCTGTGAGGCCCCCGTGCGCGAGCGCTTGGGGACTCTCGAGGTCAAGGGCCTGCATGTGTTGAAAATCAAGCAGTGGCTTCGATCTCTTGGTTTCTGATGCGCCTcagctgcgcatgcgctgcCCCATTTCTTTGCTCCCtctgtttcgctttttcaaatgaaaacagagaacaaTGACACTGAGTCGCAGATCTTGGACCCTCAACGGTTCGCCAGCTGTCCAACATCCACGTATGTATGTGCACTCCTACATATTACTCGCCAGTTCCTCAGGTGTACTGGCCGCCGTATGTCGTTgtgcttatatatatatatatatatatatatacatatatatgttggAGTGAATGAGTATATCCGAAAATGTCGATGTGTATCCTGTCCGTATGGACTTGCACGGGGTTTCGCAAAAGACTTGGACCGCTGCACGCAGATGGGGTTCTTGGTCTGCGTATTTCGGATATGTCGTCCCGCTTTCTACGAGACTGACGTTCACTTCTTATTCTTTTCATTTCGACTTTTTGTGCTTTCGCCTGTGTGCTGCTCGAACCACCATGGGGCAGACACGTTCTTGCCAGGTGCCGCGCTTGGCGTTTGCCGTGTGATCTCTCCCCCTCTGCACGGCTAGCCGTCCTCACTACGAAAGCCAGAAGGGAATGTGAAAGCGGGAAAAGGCGAGACTGGAGATGCAGACGAACGGTAGTGAGAGAAACAATGTCGAAAGGAGAGTAGAAACtaacagaaaacgaaggaataGTAGTGAGGAATAGTAGTGCGGAACCGGAGTCACGATGTTAACTAGAAGGCTTGTTTCCTGTCATCACACTGATCAAGATGTTTCAtgggagaaaaaacacaaagacCAACGGTTCCATTATCAAATGAACGGAAATCATTTGTTGTTATTCGACTTCGCAAAGAGtgctctgtgtctcctgagAAGGCAGCAGGGGGCCATGCAGACCTCTGTGTGTGAATCCGGTTTCGCCGCTGCGAATGTGTCCTTttgtttccgttttctccgtgGTAAGAAGGAATCGATGTATAAAACTGTTTTGGATCTGCTTCCTTTCCGCACACGGGTCTCAGGTCAAAGTTCTAAGAAGCGACCTTATCATTTTCTTCAAGAGGCGCCGTTGTCCATAACAACACACACTAGGGAACGCATGCGCGGTGTTTCAACACGTCGTGGTACTACACGAAATGGGAACTCAAACTCTAGTTCGACACAACAGAATGCTTGAACTGGCACCAAACATCACCTTGAGATTACGAGCTGCGTCCCTCCGCAGCCTGGCAAAAAAAATACGGGGACGTGTGTCCCGtgagaaaaacaacgaaaGCGTACGCACTTTCCAGCCTCATCAAACAGAATGGAACTTCCTGTGTTGAGCGCCGTGGTGCAGGCACAACTCACGAAGGCCTATAAAACGCGAACCAGCATATTACCTCTCGCGGATGCGACGAAAAAGTTTAATCCTCCACgcctgctgtcgctgctcaAAGAAACCCGGTAGCCGACAAAGCTGTTCGTAACACGAATTTAACAAACTCGCATACGCCCTAGAATCCTTACGGTTAAATCGTGAAAACGTGACCCACAAAGAGTCCAGAATCTCTCGTTCCGTGTCGGATCCTTTGCATTTTTTCCGATTACCAAACTTTCACCTTTTTCTCCACAATCTCTCGTAAGAGAGAAATAACCACGTTCGCGGCATGCGTCTCTTCGCTACTTTGTCGCGACCCGCAGCAGATAACGAGAACGCACGTAATCCTGAACCTACATGATACGGCCAGTCATACACATACAAAAACTTTCCTGGCCTACCCCCTCCATACCACACCATCTTATTTCGAACACCAACTAGATATGAGCCTTCTTTCCCTACCCCTGTAGCTGTGTGCACGACGACTGCTCTCCCCCAAAAAACACAGCATAGCGCATACGAGTAACTGCCATATTGGTGGCGCTTCACTCTCGCGGCCACTGAGGCGTAGCTCATAAACACATGAATTTGGTACAGATCGTATGTAACTACGGTTTCTTTGATTCACTGTACGAAACAAGATGAACAGCACGTTATATGCCCGTAGACCTCCCGAGAGGCAAAAAAGGGGCAAGTGGCTTTGAATCACCTCTGTgtttcgttgcatgcattctGTTTTCATCTCTCCCTATCCTACAAACGTTCGCTCCTCCCTCCAccagtcttctcttcctctcgtcttctctccacctggTTTCATTCACTCTCTAGACTTTTGCTCCAAGTTTCccagagaacagagaccgCAGGCCTcctgtcttcgccttcccatccctgctctttttcgcttctcgaaAGCTAAAATGTGCACGTTCGGGACCATACACCCCACCAGACGGATCTGCGAAAGTCGGAAGGTGAGGATGGGCAGGAGAGGGCTCCGCAGCCGTCTTGACTGTCGAGAATTGTGGACAGATCCACCTGTCAGGGAGGCCTGTGGAAAACGAGCCGCGCGACGGGATGGCGCATGCATTTCGGTCCACCTTTGCCGCAGTGGTTCCTATCAGGCTCCCGCCTTTTCCAGACTCTCTAGTTTCTGTCGTCTCCGACTGCCGGCCAACACTCTTCTTGACTGCTGCACTTGGGCTCACAGGCAACACTGTTGCTCGTCCTCCACTCTTACCGCTGCCATTCGCGAGGCGCTGTTTGCGCAGCTCTTCGCCACTAGCGTCAGTACGCATTTCGTGTAGAGCGAGGAAGTCAAAAAAGTCTCTGAGACGCGCAAAGTACTCCTCTTTCCACTCCCCTTTATCGACGTTATTGTGGCCTGCGCCCTTGGCGgcaaacagaggaaacggcaCTGCTGCTGACGCCGCAAGACGCTCCCCAGAGGCAATCGGAACAACTGTGTCCTCGGTGCCGTGGAGAACAAAGACAGGAGCCGCAATGTGCTTCATCTTGTCCACGTTGCGCAACACATCGTACCACGGAGTCTTCGTTCTCAACAgtcccttcttctcggtgCACGTTTCCTGATCCCCTTCAACGCTGGCGTCGCCGTCAAGCCTGTCCTCGGCGAGCATCAAAGAATATACAGGCGCAGTCGAAcgggaagacgacgaagcaagagacgaaggcgacccTGTAGTCGGGGCTGTCGACGTTTCGTAGACGCCAGAGGTCGATGCCTCGCCGGAGAGCACTGTCTTCTTCAGGCGACTGCGCACCACACTGAGGCCCGACGCTAGCGCAGAGTGAAGAATGATCCCTCCGATCATCTCGACGCCTTCGTCACTCTCATCTCGTCCTCCCTCGTTGCAGCGCTCTTCTTCAAGTTCCTCATCTGTGTCGAAATGGATGTCGTCGTCGATCTCCGCGGTCGATTCGTCGGACTCCAAGAGACGCACTCTCTGGGGCGGTCTTCGACTGACAaggcgcgagaaacgcgaaggcaAAGGGCCTCCCTGGGTGGCTTGCACCCGACTCTGGACCCTCTTCACACGTTCCTgcatctccttctccttccgtttctgctccttcttctctttctttcgcctgGTTGCCTCAGcagccttctccttcttttcaagGCGCGCCAGCGCCGCTCGGCGCTCCCTCCCCAACACACTCGCCAAGTGAACGGCGGGAACGGACCCGATGCTCTGTCCGTACAGCACGAGGTCGCGGAGCTTCACGTTCTTCTCGGTTCTCAGCCAGCGGAAGGCTGCCATCACATCTGCGTAGACACTGCGTTCAGACGGCTTGAgcgacgaggcgagagaTGCGAGACTGCCTCCGTCCTCGCGGTACCACTTCAGCGGGCAGTCGCCCGCAGTTTTGGACTCCTCGTCCCCGCAAGGGCACTCTGTGTCACACTTTGTCCCCAAAAGCCCAGGCAACCGTATGGCGTTAGCCACTGACTCTCCTTGTAGATTTCCTTCCCGCTGGTTCTTCGAGAAAACGCTCATGTCCCTCCGCGCCACAGGCGCGTTGGTGGCATGTTTCTCCGGGGCAAGACCGGCAGCACTGGAGACAGTCCGCTTCTGGGAggacttctttttctcccgcagctgcttctcccggcgggcctgcttcttcagcagctTGTCGAGGTTGCTGGCTCGCTGCGTACAGCCGTACCCGGAGTAGTCGTAGGACAGTACGTTCACTTGGAGGCGGCGGCACAGATCCATCACTGACTCATGCAGATGGCCAATGTCTGTGCCGTTCCCATGCGAGTACAGTACCGTCCACTTTGCATGTGGGTAGGCGTAGTAAAAGCCCCAGATGACGTGGTTTTCGTCTGTCACAAGGCGCACACTCTCGACGCAAATCGACACTCTCCCGCCATCACAGCTACAACCGAACACGCCGACCTTCCTCGGATGAGACGCTTCCGTGGCGTCGACAAAGCTGGTTCTTCCTCCACTGCTGCGGCCTTCGAATTCCAGTGCTGCCGCCGGCGAAGGGGAACAGGAGAACTGCGGGACAGCCAGTTGTGGAAAGACATCGTCGATGGATGAGCTGTTTCTGCTTGAGTCTACACCGAATGGGTTGTTTTCTGCCTGGGGACCAGTGACGACGATCGAGGGAATCCGCTTCGTTGCCTCGATATTTCTGGAGAACGAACCACTAGAGGTCGCTTTTGAAGGGCAAATAGGGGTGCTTCCGGTACCGCGTGAACTGAATTCCGGGAAGTGACATTCCTCCAGCCGAGACATGTGTGTCGGCAACACGCACGCGACACCCGGCACTTCATCGAAGTCCGCAGCCTGGAGGGCGCTGTGGTGCGCCGCCTTCGTCACCTGGCGGTCGCTGGCGTCGCCTAAAAACGCCGTTCGGTCTGCTGGTGGAAGAAGATGTGTGAGTCGTGTTCTCTCACACCGGACGCGCTCAGCTCCTTCCTTGCCGCTGGACTCGCCGCCCGCAACGCGAACTTGTTCTGTAGTCTGAAGATCCTCGCGCTCTCGTTCTCGCGGAGGCACGCTCTGACTTCTCAACGATTCCTTCCTCTGAGAAGTTCTCCTTTCGCCGGACAGACCGCGAGCGCGCGATCGGGGGGTTGCGCGACACTGGGCGCATTTGGGACACGGAAACGACTCCGCGAACGGAAGCTCGCGGTACCCGCCTTGCCGCAGAAAGCACGCATGCCGCACTTGGCCTCCAATGCGTCTTTCCTCAACCACATAGCCtgggagaggcgagggacTGAACGCAACCTTCGCGACCAGTTTCCGCTTGGCTGGGGGGAGCACCGACAGCACGCAGCTGAGGCACGACAATTTGTTGCCGCCAATGTCCAGCATTATGTTGAGAACCGACAGGAAAATAGTCGATAGCAGCCGTACGTCAGCAACGAAAGATTGTGGGCGAAATCTGCCTGGGGAGTGGCCGGAGACAGGACTCGAGTCGGAACTTGGCAGACGAACGTTGAGACTCACACTCACTTGCGCACTGCAAACAAGGCTTTATACGATTCAAGCTTCTGGACAGGCGACGACACTGGAacggaggaaaaacaaaTCAAAATTAAACGAATTCTGTACACTGAACAAGTACCCAAGGTAACTGACGATCTCGACCGCGAACGAAGGCGCTGTACAATCCGGAGTGAGACACAGTTGTGACGCGATGGGTTGCCAAGGTTCGAGTGTCCgggctgtacatacactcgacTCGACAACGCAGGAACTTCGCACAGTGGCAACCGGCCCACAGTTGTTAAATGTTGGAGTTGTGTTTCTGGAAACAAAGCCCGACAACTGCGGAAGCAGCTGTTcggaacgagacagaagggacGAGACGGCGAAGCGTCCGATCCCTGCTCGCGAATCGATGAGACAATGCAGCCTCGGGTTTCCCCTGGAAGCGAACTGTATAATGGGGCACAGGTTACCCGGACGCCGTACGAGTTCCGGACTTCCGCGCGGCAAATGTCGCGCTTATCACCTGAGGGAAGACtaaaaaacaagaaaaggaagcagtGTCTCGGCGTCCGGCGGTTCCCAAGGCAGAACCCACAGTTCCCTCACGGGGTTCAACACCTTTTTCGTCCCCGGGCGCACTCAATCGGGCGAGGCTGTCGATCCTTATCCCTGACACGGTCTCGGGTTTTCCGGCGAGAATTCGCGTTAAGAAAAAATTTGGGGTTTTTTCAAAGGAATCAAAAGACGTCTCTTAGAAAAAAAGTCTCTTCCATTCAATCAATCAAGTGCAAGATCTTAGGGAAAACCTTGGAAGCACGATCTGGGCTCGCAACCCCCCCAGGAATCCCCGGGACCCCATCCCACCAGGGTGAGAGCCGACTGGCCCCCCGGGAGCGTAAGGCACTGACCGAGGCCGGTGGCGTCGCCTCGCAAGTCTGCGCCGATGTTGGTCGAGATTCTCCCATCGGGATCTCTCCTCAAAACTCCGGAAATTCCCACAGTTCCTCCCACTGCCCTCAACTGTGTCTGCGAATGCGTACTTAGCTGTCCATGACCATGTAATTAAGTGCGGATCTGCATTTGCAGGACACGATATTTTGACAGATGAAGGGCGAACGCGTGACGATTCTGAACGGTCAGGAAGCGCGGGATCAGAGGCACTCGAGGGGCACGCTGCGTCCGAGGGGGTTCTGGCGCACTGACGACTCGTCTCCTTGTTGGAGGGCCATGAGTGCCGACGCCAAAGAGAAAAGGTGGACATACTGGTGAAATCCGGAAAATATCCCGGCAAAGAGTGCCGTGCCATCTCCCTTTACGAGAAAGAACAGCAAGCAGGAGTCAGAGAATAATCCAGAAAGGAAATTCGGGGGGGAAACTGAAGCAAGACATACCTGGCGTACTGTAGATCCAGGTATGACACCTACTGGCATGGTTCTGTGGTGTGCCCTGACTGGAGATGATAGTTTCACAGGCgggcagaaagaagcggTCTGGCAGTGTCTCAAGAAATGGAGTTGTCACGCTTGCCATGTCATGTTTCTAACGGTTCCTCACTTCTCCGTGGAGGAACACGTAGCGAGGAACATCGGACCCGACTCGACGAAGTCACGATGCGCCCTCCGAAAGGAACTGTCTCGCGGCCTTTACTGCCACGGGTAGCGATTCCGGATCCTGAACTCTCGAGCGGAAGTGGGAGACACGAAGCTGAATAGACCCTAGAAACCgatagaaagagagaggttGCTGCAtgtgagagaaggaaagctgTACTTTCCTCTTAAGTATCGACCACGTGACCGGAGAGGCCCGAGAACAAACTCGGGCAACGACAGAGGCGCCACAAACGCGTAGACACAACGCATGTGGTCTGTAGAGCTTGGCAGCGAACTCAGAATCATCATAGGGGACAGCTAATTGAAAGACAATAGAGCAAATAGTGGAATAAGAATGAGATCCGACATTTTTTCAAATTTTTCGCAGACGCTTAAAAACATTTTGTTTGGTTTGCTCGCGAGGGTCAAAGTTGCAATAGTATTGAACGCAGGCACGCACCGACAATTACAAGGGGGGAACAAGACGCTGGACGGGCACGGCTTTCCGTCGACTTTTATTGGCAGACTCCTCGACTCGCCtagtttcttcttttctctttttcagtGTTGCGTTCCTCGTCATTCTGATGGCGTCGTCCAGGCGTCcattccgttttttctgttgcaGGTGCCAGTCCTCCGTTCCTGTCGCTATTTGTGTCTCGTCCCGTGCCCAAGCTTTCCACCgcttttcgtctccctttcaCGAGGAACGAGGTTCCTttggttttctttcttcgttcccaCTTTCCCTTGGAAGGGACGGCAGCTGGCGCACTCATTTCAACTTGCCTTTGTTGTCGCTTTCAGGACGAAGCGCCGCGATGTGACAGTGTCGTCTGCAATTCGCAGAGCTGCAGACCGGTGTCTGCATCGACACAAGCgcgcctctccgtttctcttcatttcttcCGCCGCTCTCGACTCTAGATATGCATCTGTTGCATTTCCTACCTGgggaagagggcgaggagttccttcgtctctccacacAACGTGTACGTGTTTCCGACGCCACACCCGGAGATCCAGCGACACGCTTACCGTGGAGATTCATGGTTAACGGAGTGGCATTTTCGAATTTTTGAAGCTCTTTTGAACCCGAAACTGGCATTAAGCACCCGTCTGTGAACATACAAGGTTTTCTACGGATTCTCAAAAGAGATCCGACGCATCGGGACCTGGTACCTGTCTCCTGTCAGAAACACGAATCTTCGCTAGAGATCCACCATCGTCCGCCGCAAGATTTTCTGCGCGTGTTTCTCGTCCTATCTTCActccgcgtctccctcgcAGAAATATTGAACAGTGGTGCAGAGGATATGTCGTGTCAGAGCCGCCACCGTATGCGGTGTATGGAACGTAAAGACTGTCGACTGCTGCACCCACAGCGGCTTCCAGGTGTACCTACACCTGAGCCGCCACGTCCCTTCATACGGGAAGGAAACTGGAAGAGAACGCGTAGATCTTTTCCGCCTCGGGAGGTCTACTTGAAGCCAAAAGGGCGAACAAAAGAGCTGCGCGGTGT
Proteins encoded in this window:
- a CDS encoding hypothetical protein (encoded by transcript TGME49_246010) translates to MLDIGGNKLSCLSCVLSVLPPAKRKLVAKVAFSPSPLPGYVVEERRIGGQVRHACFLRQGGYRELPFAESFPCPKCAQCRATPRSRARGLSGERRTSQRKESLRSQSVPPREREREDLQTTEQVRVAGGESSGKEGAERVRCERTRLTHLLPPADRTAFLGDASDRQVTKAAHHSALQAADFDEVPGVACVLPTHMSRLEECHFPEFSSRGTGSTPICPSKATSSGSFSRNIEATKRIPSIVVTGPQAENNPFGVDSSRNSSSIDDVFPQLAVPQFSCSPSPAAALEFEGRSSGGRTSFVDATEASHPRKVGVFGCSCDGGRVSICVESVRLVTDENHVIWGFYYAYPHAKWTVLYSHGNGTDIGHLHESVMDLCRRLQVNVLSYDYSGYGCTQRASNLDKLLKKQARREKQLREKKKSSQKRTVSSAAGLAPEKHATNAPVARRDMSVFSKNQREGNLQGESVANAIRLPGLLGTKCDTECPCGDEESKTAGDCPLKWYREDGGSLASLASSLKPSERSVYADVMAAFRWLRTEKNVKLRDLVLYGQSIGSVPAVHLASVLGRERRAALARLEKKEKAAEATRRKKEKKEQKRKEKEMQERVKRVQSRVQATQGGPLPSRFSRLVSRRPPQRVRLLESDESTAEIDDDIHFDTDEELEEERCNEGGRDESDEGVEMIGGIILHSALASGLSVVRSRLKKTVLSGEASTSGVYETSTAPTTGSPSSLASSSSRSTAPVYSLMLAEDRLDGDASVEGDQETCTEKKGLLRTKTPWYDVLRNVDKMKHIAAPVFVLHGTEDTVVPIASGERLAASAAVPFPLFAAKGAGHNNVDKGEWKEEYFARLRDFFDFLALHEMRTDASGEELRKQRLANGSGKSGGRATVLPVSPSAAVKKSVGRQSETTETRESGKGGSLIGTTAAKVDRNACAIPSRGSFSTGLPDRWICPQFSTVKTAAEPSPAHPHLPTFADPSGGVYGPERAHFSFREAKKSRDGKAKTGGLRSLFSGKLGAKV